Genomic segment of bacterium:
GGCATCCGCCGCGACCCGCGGAAGCTGGGACAAGCGCTGGGTGGGGCGGGAAATCGCAATCACCATCATGGATGACTCGGTCCTGGTCGGGATCCTGCGTGAATCCGACCCCTGGGCGCTCTGCATCGAGCTGACCGAAGAGCCAGGTGCGGAAGCCATCATTCCCCGCGATTCCATCGTCCTGCTGGAGTACAGCCCCACCGGGTACGGTGACTGGTTCAGCGAGGAATCTGACGACAACGCGGCGGGCTAATCCGTCGTTACGCAAAGCATTGGGTATCATGCGACGCCGGACCTGTGACGGGTCCGGCGCGCTGTGTATCGTGACTTTCGCCGGAGGACTGACGCGTGAAGCTGCAGGAATATCAGGGTAAAGAACTCTTTCGGGCCGTCGGGATCCCGGTCCCGCCAGGCGAGGTCGCCACGACCCCCGACCAGGCGGTGGAGATCGCATCGCGACTCGGCTGGCCGGTGGTTATCAAATCCCAGGTGCTGGTCGGTGGGCGCGGCAAGGCCGGGGGCGTCAAGCTCGCCCACACCGCCGAGGAAGCCCGGGAGAAGGCGACCGCCATCCTCGGCATGGACATCAAGGGTCTGACGGTCGAGAAGGTCCTGATCACGCAGGCGGTCGACATCGAGGCGGAGTACTACGTCGCCATCACCCTCGACCGCGATGCCCGGCGCGATGTCATCATCGTTTCCGCCGCTGGCGGGATGGACATCGAGGAAGTCGCAGAGAAGACTCCGGAGAAAATCGTCAAGCACTGGATCGACCCCGCTGTCGGCCTCCCCCCCTGGCTCGCCCGGGACATCTGCTTCCGCGCCGGCTTCGATCAGGAAGCCGCCACCAAGGCCGCCAGCATGGTGCTGAAGTGCTACCAGGCGTATGTCAAATACGACGCCACCCTGACCGAAATCAATCCCCTCGTGGTGACCCCGACGAAGGAAGTCTGGGCGGTCGACTGCAAGTTCATCATCGATGACAACGCCCTCTTCCGGCAGAACGTCACTGCCGAGGGAGAGACCGACGCCACGGACCCGCTGGAGAAGCTGGCCCAGGAGCGCAAGCTGAATTATGTCCGTCTGGAAGACGGCAACATCGGCATCATCGGCAACGGCGCAGGATTGGTCATGGGAACTATGGATGCTGTCCGGGACGCCGGCGGACGTCCGGCGGACTTCCTGGACATCGGCGGCGGCGCGAAAGCCGAAGTCGTAGCCAACAGCCTCGACCTCGTGCTGCAGGACCCCAACGTGAAAGGGGTACTGATCAATGTCTTCGGCGGCATCACCCGCTGCGACGAAGTCGCCAAGGGGCTGCTGGAAGGGATCGAACGCACGAAACCCCAGGTGCCGCTGGTGGTCCGCCTCGAAGGGACCGCTGCCGCTGAAGGCCGCGCCCTGCTGGCGGAGTCCGGCCTCCCCTTCGCCAAGGGTCTGCGTGAAGCCGCTGAGCTAATCGTCCAGAAAAGCCTCAGCTAGCTCGCACCATCCAAACCGTCAATGCACGCGCGGGGCACGTCATCGACGTGCCCCGCGTTTTTTTTGTCAGAGGTTTGCATGCGCTAGCTGGTGAGGAGCCCCGACATCCAGGGGAGGCTGATGTTCATCCGGTAGTCGACATCCGAGTGGTCGTCGTCGAACTCGTGATACTCATGCGCCAGACCAGCGCTGGTGAGGATCTGATGAATCATCCGGTTGCCGTAGAGGAGGTTGTACTGGTCTTTGGTCCCGCAGTCGAAGTAGATCCCCCGGAGAGCCTGCATCGCCGTGGTGGAACGACTCGCGATCGACACCGAGTCCCATTCAGTCCAGTGCTTCCAGCGCTCCCAGTCCATCTGCCCGGTGTGCAGATCAAAGGGGAGGTGGAAGCCCAACGGAGCGGCTGGGTCCGGGTCATAGTGAGCTGCCATACCCAGCGTCATGAGGACATTCACTTCATCGCCGGTTAGCTTTTCCTTGGCCCAGATCGCTTCCAGGAACTTCGCCGGCGACTCCTCGTACCTGGCGAACATCCGCAGCGCTGTGGGGAACTCCGGGATGAAGCAGTACGCGAAGTAGGCATCTCCGGAATGACTGGCGAACGCCCCCCAGACATCAGAGCGGGTCAT
This window contains:
- the sucC gene encoding Succinate--CoA ligase [GDP-forming] subunit beta, yielding MKLQEYQGKELFRAVGIPVPPGEVATTPDQAVEIASRLGWPVVIKSQVLVGGRGKAGGVKLAHTAEEAREKATAILGMDIKGLTVEKVLITQAVDIEAEYYVAITLDRDARRDVIIVSAAGGMDIEEVAEKTPEKIVKHWIDPAVGLPPWLARDICFRAGFDQEAATKAASMVLKCYQAYVKYDATLTEINPLVVTPTKEVWAVDCKFIIDDNALFRQNVTAEGETDATDPLEKLAQERKLNYVRLEDGNIGIIGNGAGLVMGTMDAVRDAGGRPADFLDIGGGAKAEVVANSLDLVLQDPNVKGVLINVFGGITRCDEVAKGLLEGIERTKPQVPLVVRLEGTAAAEGRALLAESGLPFAKGLREAAELIVQKSLS